GGTGGACCTTGTCGGTCCTCCACCTCGACCTGTTCTCGTCCACCGTCACCAGCCCGGCCACCGCCAGCTCGGCCAGCACCGCGCCACCCAGCAGCACGTCGGTCGAGCCCCACGACGAGACGGTTCCCTTCACGTTGTCGAGGAGCAGGAGCAGCAGGTCCTCCGCGATCAGCGTCACCCTCCGAACGTATCTGCGTCGCCCACCAGACACACCCCTCCCTAGGATCACACCGTGAGCAGAGTCCTGTCCGCCGTCGCCTGGCCGTACGCCAACGGCCCGCGCCACATCGGCCACGTGGCCGGTTTCGGCGTGCCCTCCGACGTCTTCAGCCGCTACATGCGGATGGCGGGTCACGACGTGCTGATGGTCTCGGGCACCGACGAGCACGGGACGCCGATCCTGGTGGCGGCCGACAGCGAGGGCGTGAGCGCGCGGGAGCTGGCCGACAAGAACAACGCGATCATCGTCAACGACCTGGTCGACCTCGGGCTGTCCTACGACCTGTTCACGCGCACGACGACGGGCAACCACTACGGCGTCGTCCAGGAGCTGTTCCGCGGGGTGCACCAGAACGGCTACATGGTGGAGCAGACGACGTTCGGCGCCATCTCGCCGTCCACCGGTCGCACGCTGCCCGATCGCTACATCGAGGGCACCTGCCCGATCTGCGGGTACGGCGAGGCGCGGGGCGACCAGTGCGACAACTGCGGCAACCAGCTGGACCCGACCGACCTCATCAACCCGCGCTCGCGGATCAACGGCGAGACGCCGGAGTTCGTGGAGACCCAGCACTTCTTCCTCGACCTGCCGGCGCTGGCCGAGGCGCTGCAGACCTACCTGCAGGGTCGCGAGGCCAGTGGCACGTGGCGTCCCAACGTCATCAAGTTCAGCCTCAACCTCATCGAGGACCTCAAGCCGCGGGCCATGACCCGCGACATCGACTGGGGCATCCCAGTGCCGGTCGAGGGCTGGACCGAGCAGACCAACAAGCGGCTCTACGTGTGGTTCGACGCGGTCATCGGCTACCTCTCGGCCTCCATAGAGTGGGCCCGCCGGCAGGGCCAGCCCGACCGGTGGCGCGAGTGGTGGAACGACCCCGAGGCCCTGTCGTACTACTTCATGGGCAAGGACAACATCGTCTTCCACTCCGTCATCTGGCCGGCCGAGCTGCTGGCCTACAACGGCCAGGGCGCGGCCGGCGGCGAGCCGGGGGAGTACGGCGTGCTCAACCTGCCCACCGAGGTGGTCAGCTCGGAGTACATGACCATGGAGAGCAAGCAGTTCTCCACCAGCCGCGGCCACGTGATCCTGGTCGGCGACATGCTGGCGCGCTACTCCGCCGACGCGCTGCGCTACTACATCTGCGCGGCCGGCCCGGAGACCTCGGACGCCGACTTCACGTGGGCCGACTTCGTGCTGCGCAACAACAGCGAGCTGGTGGCCGGCTGGGGCAACCTGGTCAACCGGACCGCGACGATGCTGGCCAAGAACTTCGGCGCGATCCCCGAGGCCGGGCCGCTCGAGCCGGTCGACGAGGCCGTCCTCGCGACCGTGCGCGCGGGCTTCGACACCGTCGGTGACCTGCTCGGTCGCCAGCGGCTGCGCCAGGGCATCGCCGAGGCCATGCGCGTGGTCGGCGAGGTGAACAAGTACCTCACCGTCACCGAGCCCTACAAGATGAAGGACGAGTCCCAGCGCGAGCGGCTGGCCACCGTCCTGCACGTGGCCGCGCAGTGCGTGAGCGACTGCAACACCCTGCTCGCGCCCTTCCTGCCGCACGCATCCAACCAGGTGCACCGGGTGCTCGGCGGCGAGGGCGAGTTCATGCCCATGCCGCGCATCGAGACCGTCGAGGAGCTCGACCCCGACAACGGCGCCGGGCTGGACTTCTACCCGGTCATCACCGGGGACTACTCCGGCACGCCGCGCTGGGAGTCGCGCCCGGTCACCGTCGGCGCGAGCGTCGAGAAGCCGACGCCGATCTTCACCAAGCTCGACCCGAGCGTGGTCGACGAGGAGCTCGCCAGGCTCGGCGGCGCGTGAGCGTCGCGCTCCTCGGTGACCGCAGCGGACACCGCAGCCACCGGGAGCTCGACTCCCTGCGCCCGGCCCTGCCGGTCGACACCGAGTGGGTCCCGACCGGCTCGGGCTTCGACGTCACGGCGTACGACGGGGTCTGGCTCGTCCCAGGCTCGCCGTACGCCGACGACGACGCGGTGCTCGCGGCCCTCACCACGATCCGCGAGGAGGAGGTGCCCTTCCTCGGCACCTGCGGCGGCATGCAGTACGCCGTCTTGGAGCTGGCCCGGTCCGTGCTCGGGGTGAGCGCCACCCACGCCGAGACCGCCGGCGTCGCGGCCGACAACGCCGTGGCCCCGCTGGCCTGCTCGCTGCAGGGCGAAGAGCGGCTGGTCACCCCGGTGCCGGGCACCCGCTTCGGGTCCTGGGTGGGCGAGCCGTTCCTCGGCACGCACTTCTGCTCCTACGCGCCCGCCCCCGCGGTCATCGAGGCCCTGGAGGCGGCCGGCGTGGTCGTCGGGGCGACCGCACTCGACGCCGGGGCCGAGGTGCTCGAGCTGCCCGGCCACCCGTTCTGGGTGACCTCGATGTTCCAGCCGCACGTCGGAGCGCTGGCCGGCGCGCCGGTGCACCCGCTGGTCACGGCGTTCGTGGACGCGGTGGTGGGCGCTCGTGCGTGAGGGCGAGCCGTCGCGCACGGCGTGGGGCGCCGCGGTCCACCGCGCGGTGCACCCGCTGCTGGACGACCCGGTCCTCTTCGACGACCCGCTGGCCCTGCCCCTCCTGGGCGTGGACCGCGAGACGCTGTTGGCCGACGCCCCGCCGCGCTCGCGGCTGCGGGTGTTCGTGGCGCTGCGCCACCGGTTCGCCGACCAGACCCTCGCCGCGGCGTACGAGCGGGGGACGCGGCAGTGCGTCGTGCTCGGCGCCGGGCTCGACACGATCGCCTACCGCAACCCGCACGAGGACCTGCGCGTCTTCGAGGTCGACTTCCCGGCCACCCAGGCCTGGAAGCGCGAACGGCTGGACGAGGCCGGCATCGACCCCGTGGCGACGTACGTCGGGGTGGACTTCGAGCGCGACTCGCTCCTGGAGCGGCTGCGGGCCGGCGGCTTCGACGTCGGCGCGCCCGCGGTGTTCGTCTGGCTCGGGGTGGTGCCCTACCTGACCCGCGAGGCCGTCCGCGCCACGCTGTCGGCGGTGGCCACCGTGCCGGGCGCCGAGGTGGTGCTGGACCACCCCGGCACCGACCGCGACGCGGCGGGCGAGGAGCGCCTGCGGCGGCTGGCCGAGCGCGTCGCGGCCGTCGGCGAGGAGCTCACCCCCGCCTGGGCGCCCGGTGAGATGACCGCGCTGCTGCGCGAGGTCGGCTTCACCGACGTCGACGAGCTGCCCTTGCCCCCGGGCAGCGGGGCGCACATCGTGCGCGCCCGCCGACCGGCGTGAGGATCACCCTGCAGTTCCACCCCGACTGGCCGGTCGGCGACCGGCGCGTCCTCGAGGCGATGGCCGACGACGGCGCCTACCTCAGCCAGTTCGCCACCGGCACCTCCAACGGCGGGCTCACCGCGCACCCCGGTGGCGACCGGTGGCGGTGGGAGAGCCGGCTCTTCGACGGGCGGTACGACGCCGCGGACGCCCGGGAGCGGCCGGTCTACGGCGCGGTCGACCTCGGCTCGGCGTACGGCGGCGCCCCGCGGTTCGGCTCCGCGCACGTGCGCCTGCGGCCGGAGGTGAGCGAGCGGGCGACGTTCTGCTTCCCGGACTCGGTCTTCGAGCCGGACCAGGTCGTCGGCCCCGAGCGGCTGGCCGACCTGGTGGCGCGCTGCGCGTCGGCCGAGCTGGACGACCTCGACCGCTACGTCGAGGCGCACGTCCACGGCGGGGTCCGCTTCGCGCGCGACGCCGAGGCCGTGGTGCTCGACCCCTGCTTCCGCGCCGGTCCGGTGCACCAGGCCGCCGAGCGGCTGGGCTGTCCGGTGGAGTGGCACCCGGGCTTCCGGGTGGCCACCGCCGACCTGGACGCGGCCTACCGCGGTCCCGGGCCGCTGGCGCTGGCCCGTGCGCTCGGCGCCGAGCTGAGCCCGGCGGTGGTCGGGGACGCCGCGCGCGCCGGTGGCCACGACCGGCAGACGCTCAAGCGGGTGTGGCACCTGCTGGCGCGGTTCGGCCGTCGAGCACCCTAGGGAGCCTGACGACCGCCTCCGCCGAGGACGGCCTTGACGCCGTTCACGCCGTGGAGCTTCACGCTCACCACGCCGAGGTCCTCGGTCTGGCCGCTGACCAGGTCGAGGCGCTCGCGCTTGGCGGTGAACCAGTACGGCGTGCCGGGCTCGTCGCGGGCCGAGCTGAGCAGGTCGTCGGGGACGAGGACGTCGGGGTGCTCGTCGAACAGGCCGACCAGGTCGAGCAGGGCCGTGGTGGCCGGTCCGGAGTGCAGGCGCTCGACCTTGAACGGGCGGCCGTACTTCTGCTTGCCCGACACCGTCGGGAACAGCCAGGACTGGTCGCCGGTGTCGAGGACGCGGACGCCGAGGGGCGCGATGACCGGCCGGTTGTTGCTGTAGCGCAGCTGGCCACGGACCACGGCGCCGACCGGGGCGGTGAAGGCCTGGGTGCCGCCGGCGCTGGTGACGCTCACCGCCGAGTGCGTGACGGCGAGGTTGGCGCCGGTCTTGCTCGGCCGGTCCTCGCGCTCCTTGCGGGCGGTGGTGACCGCGGCGGTGTAGGTGCCCGGGACCAGGCCGCGCACGACGTACTGGCCGCCGGTCTCCTGCTCGGTCCAGTTCAGCGCGAGTGGGGTGGCCTGGTCGCCGTCGACGAACGCCGGGCGCAGCCAGGGGTCCTCGGGGACGGCGGTCAGCTTGACCTGGCCGCCGGCCGGCAGCGAGCCGCTCAGGTTGACCGTCGGCTGGTCGAGGGGGATCGCGAGGTCGGCGGAGGTGGCGACGTTGAGGTCGATCGTCTGCTGACCCCAGGGGAAGTCGACCTGCTCCGGCCCGTCGCTGGGCAGGGCCGAGCGGCGCACCGAGAGCGAGTAGGTGCCCGCCGGCAGCCCGGCGAAGGTCACCTTGCCGCCCGGCTGCGCGGCGGGGCTGCCCTGGAAGACCTTGAGCACGCGGCCGTCGGCGTTGCGCAGCTCGGCGTCGACCGAGCCGTTGGCGCCCGGGAGCGTGTCGGTGGCCGAGAACGTGATCGAGCGGCCCGGGTCGAGGGCCAGGTCGGCGGTGGCCACCGTCTTCTCGGTGACGGCCACGATCTGCTGCTTGGGGACGTACGCCGAGCCGGCGTAGGAGGTGGCGACGGTGTAGGCGCCAGGCTTGAGCGAGGTGACGACGTAGCGCCCGATCTCGTTGGTCACCACGCCGCCGGCGAACGCGCCGGTGTTGTCCAGGATGGACAGGAACTGGTCGGGCAGCGGGACGCCGTTGCTGGTGACCAGGCCGCGGATGATGCCGGCGTGGCGGGTCTTGAAGCTGATCCGGGCGGTGCGGCCGGCGCGCAGCAGCAGCCGGTGCGAGCGGAAGCCGGGGACGGTGGACGCGGTGCGCAGGCCGGGGTCGCGGTCGGCCTCGACGCGGTAGGGGCCGGGGGCGACCTCGAAGCGGTACTGGCCCTGGGCGTCGGTCTGGGTCTGCGCAGCGATGCTGCCGTCGATGCGGGTGAGGTAGATCGTGCGGTCGGCGCCGTCGACCTTCCAGGTGCCGGTGACCACCGCGGTCGGCTGGACGACGATGCGGCCCATCGAGCGGTGCGCGACCGGCTGGTACATCCGGGTGTGGCGCATCCAGCTGGGCAGGTTGCCGTCCGGGCCGAGCCAGGTCGGCGTGAACCTCTTGCTGCTCTCCTGGTCGCACTCGCCCGAGCGCCGGGCCCGGTGGCCCTCCGAGGCTCGCTCCGCTCGCACCTCAGTGCGAGCACCCCCGCTGCTCACGGACTCGCTGCAGATCCGCACGAGGTAGGGCTCGCGCAGCTGCTTGAGGCTGAACTGGCCGCGCCCGTTGGTGCGGGCCAGGACCGGCTTCTCCTCGGTGCGGTCGACCGGCAGGCCGAGGTCGGAGAAGCGGACGCCGGTGACGAGCGCGTTCGGGATCGGCGTGCCGCCGGGGCCGACGACCTGGCCGGTGATGGTGCCGCGGGTCTTGGGCGGCTCCGGCCGCGCCGGCGCCGGCGCCGCCGTGCGACCGGCGACCAGCTCGGGAGGGCTGCTGAGGTAGGTGTTGGGGCCGCCGTCGCCCTGGGCGGCGGGCGCCGCCACGACGGTCGCGGCCCGTGCCGGGGCGGGCGCGTCGAGCAGCAGGGCGCCGCTGGCGACGAGCGCGAGGGAGGTGATGGTCGGGGCGAGGCTCGCACTGAGGTGCGAGCGCAGCGAGCCTCGAAGGGCCTTCGGCCGGGTCCGCGTCATGGCGGGATCATGCCGTACGCCGCCGACGTGCGGGGGTCAGAAGAGCACGCGTTCCTCGACCGCGCCGTACTCCGCGACCGACCCGCCCCGGACCGCCGCCTGCTGGTCGCCGGCGGGGCCGTCGCCGCGGAACGTCTCGACCGCCTCCTGGCTCTCCCAGCGCTCGAACACGTTGACCCGGCGCGGGTCCACCAGGTCGGCGGTGAGCGCGAAGTCCAGGCAGCCGTCCGTCGCGCGGGCCGCCTCGACCACCTCGCGACAGCTCTCCAGGTACGCCGCCCGCTCGTCCGCGTCGACCAGCAGGTGGCCGGCGACGATGACCATGCCCATGGTGACCATGCCTCGTCCGACCCCTCGTCAGGGCCGAACTCATCGCGGTAGCGTCCGCGCATGTCGTGGTCGTTCCTGCTGACGTCGTTCGTCATCTGCGCGACGCCGGGGATCGGCGCCCTCTTCACGATGGGCGCCGGGCTGGCCCGCGGCACCCGCGCCGGGCTGCTGGCGGCCTTCGCCGGCACCCTCGGCACGATCCCGCACGCGGTGGCCGCGCTCACCGGGCTCGCGGCCCTGCTGCACGCGTCGGGCGTGGCCTTCCAGGCGGTGAAGTACGCCGGCGTGGCCTACCTGCTCTGGATGGCCGTGGCCACCTGGCGCGACACCGGTGCCCTGCACGTCGACACCGAGAGCGCGCCGACCTCGGTCCGCTCCGTGCTCACCACCGGGATCACCGCGAACCTGCTCAACCCCAAGCTCACGCTGTTCTTCGTGGCCTTCCTGCCGCAGTTCGTGCCCGCCGGCTCGTCCTCGCTGCCGCGGATGGCCGCGCTGTCGGGCGTCTTCATGGTGATGACGTTCCTGACCTTCGCGGTGTACGCCGTGGCCGCGGGCGCCCTGCGCGACCGCGTGCTCACCCGCCCGCAGCTGGTCGCGCGCATCCGCAAGGTCTTCGCCGCGTCCTTCGTCGCGCTCAGCGCGAGGCTCGCCGTCCAGCAGCGTTGAGCGGGCCGGCCGCCCGCCCGTCAGGCAGGATGTCCCGATGCTTGCTGTCTCGGGAGCCCGTGTCCTCGTCGTGTCCGCGCTCGTCGCGGTGGCCGTCGCGCTCGGTGTGGTGTCGCCCGCGGAGGCCGCGCCGCGCCCCGTGGCCACGAAGGCCTCGAGCGCGCCGGGGTCGCTGACCGGCTACGGCTTCGACA
This genomic window from Nocardioides anomalus contains:
- a CDS encoding putative quinol monooxygenase; amino-acid sequence: MVTMGMVIVAGHLLVDADERAAYLESCREVVEAARATDGCLDFALTADLVDPRRVNVFERWESQEAVETFRGDGPAGDQQAAVRGGSVAEYGAVEERVLF
- the metG gene encoding methionine--tRNA ligase: MSRVLSAVAWPYANGPRHIGHVAGFGVPSDVFSRYMRMAGHDVLMVSGTDEHGTPILVAADSEGVSARELADKNNAIIVNDLVDLGLSYDLFTRTTTGNHYGVVQELFRGVHQNGYMVEQTTFGAISPSTGRTLPDRYIEGTCPICGYGEARGDQCDNCGNQLDPTDLINPRSRINGETPEFVETQHFFLDLPALAEALQTYLQGREASGTWRPNVIKFSLNLIEDLKPRAMTRDIDWGIPVPVEGWTEQTNKRLYVWFDAVIGYLSASIEWARRQGQPDRWREWWNDPEALSYYFMGKDNIVFHSVIWPAELLAYNGQGAAGGEPGEYGVLNLPTEVVSSEYMTMESKQFSTSRGHVILVGDMLARYSADALRYYICAAGPETSDADFTWADFVLRNNSELVAGWGNLVNRTATMLAKNFGAIPEAGPLEPVDEAVLATVRAGFDTVGDLLGRQRLRQGIAEAMRVVGEVNKYLTVTEPYKMKDESQRERLATVLHVAAQCVSDCNTLLAPFLPHASNQVHRVLGGEGEFMPMPRIETVEELDPDNGAGLDFYPVITGDYSGTPRWESRPVTVGASVEKPTPIFTKLDPSVVDEELARLGGA
- a CDS encoding DUF3626 domain-containing protein gives rise to the protein MRITLQFHPDWPVGDRRVLEAMADDGAYLSQFATGTSNGGLTAHPGGDRWRWESRLFDGRYDAADARERPVYGAVDLGSAYGGAPRFGSAHVRLRPEVSERATFCFPDSVFEPDQVVGPERLADLVARCASAELDDLDRYVEAHVHGGVRFARDAEAVVLDPCFRAGPVHQAAERLGCPVEWHPGFRVATADLDAAYRGPGPLALARALGAELSPAVVGDAARAGGHDRQTLKRVWHLLARFGRRAP
- a CDS encoding LysE family translocator — protein: MSWSFLLTSFVICATPGIGALFTMGAGLARGTRAGLLAAFAGTLGTIPHAVAALTGLAALLHASGVAFQAVKYAGVAYLLWMAVATWRDTGALHVDTESAPTSVRSVLTTGITANLLNPKLTLFFVAFLPQFVPAGSSSLPRMAALSGVFMVMTFLTFAVYAVAAGALRDRVLTRPQLVARIRKVFAASFVALSARLAVQQR
- a CDS encoding MSCRAMM family protein: MTRTRPKALRGSLRSHLSASLAPTITSLALVASGALLLDAPAPARAATVVAAPAAQGDGGPNTYLSSPPELVAGRTAAPAPARPEPPKTRGTITGQVVGPGGTPIPNALVTGVRFSDLGLPVDRTEEKPVLARTNGRGQFSLKQLREPYLVRICSESVSSGGARTEVRAERASEGHRARRSGECDQESSKRFTPTWLGPDGNLPSWMRHTRMYQPVAHRSMGRIVVQPTAVVTGTWKVDGADRTIYLTRIDGSIAAQTQTDAQGQYRFEVAPGPYRVEADRDPGLRTASTVPGFRSHRLLLRAGRTARISFKTRHAGIIRGLVTSNGVPLPDQFLSILDNTGAFAGGVVTNEIGRYVVTSLKPGAYTVATSYAGSAYVPKQQIVAVTEKTVATADLALDPGRSITFSATDTLPGANGSVDAELRNADGRVLKVFQGSPAAQPGGKVTFAGLPAGTYSLSVRRSALPSDGPEQVDFPWGQQTIDLNVATSADLAIPLDQPTVNLSGSLPAGGQVKLTAVPEDPWLRPAFVDGDQATPLALNWTEQETGGQYVVRGLVPGTYTAAVTTARKEREDRPSKTGANLAVTHSAVSVTSAGGTQAFTAPVGAVVRGQLRYSNNRPVIAPLGVRVLDTGDQSWLFPTVSGKQKYGRPFKVERLHSGPATTALLDLVGLFDEHPDVLVPDDLLSSARDEPGTPYWFTAKRERLDLVSGQTEDLGVVSVKLHGVNGVKAVLGGGGRQAP
- a CDS encoding class I SAM-dependent methyltransferase, yielding MREGEPSRTAWGAAVHRAVHPLLDDPVLFDDPLALPLLGVDRETLLADAPPRSRLRVFVALRHRFADQTLAAAYERGTRQCVVLGAGLDTIAYRNPHEDLRVFEVDFPATQAWKRERLDEAGIDPVATYVGVDFERDSLLERLRAGGFDVGAPAVFVWLGVVPYLTREAVRATLSAVATVPGAEVVLDHPGTDRDAAGEERLRRLAERVAAVGEELTPAWAPGEMTALLREVGFTDVDELPLPPGSGAHIVRARRPA
- a CDS encoding glutamine amidotransferase-related protein gives rise to the protein MSVALLGDRSGHRSHRELDSLRPALPVDTEWVPTGSGFDVTAYDGVWLVPGSPYADDDAVLAALTTIREEEVPFLGTCGGMQYAVLELARSVLGVSATHAETAGVAADNAVAPLACSLQGEERLVTPVPGTRFGSWVGEPFLGTHFCSYAPAPAVIEALEAAGVVVGATALDAGAEVLELPGHPFWVTSMFQPHVGALAGAPVHPLVTAFVDAVVGARA